One genomic window of Candidatus Binatia bacterium includes the following:
- the trpE gene encoding anthranilate synthase component I, which produces MRSYPTQPQFERLASGVTHVPVWTEVLADRDTPVTAFQKIHRGGEGFLLESNEGGEQWGRYSFLATEPAAIIRATGREMTVSWADGRSESFNDVDPLLELRQILAQFVMAEVPELPRLRGGLVGWIGYDAVRLIEDLPEPPPAAMVLPDLALLLVDTLVIFDNREQKILLLTHADVRAGGDLEEARAQAVAKLEELTLRLEAPAPVLQGRIGMTSPGEVESNMTEEGYKDLVGRAKEYIVSGDIIQVVLAQRFSRSTHAAPFDVYRCLRSINPSPYLTYLELDGFAVVSGSPEVLVRLEQGVMTVRPIAGTRPRAADPLEDGRLAEGLLADPKERAEHVMLLDLGRNDVGRVAEPGSVKVTEEFKIERYSHVMHIVSNVEGQVAAEFDAIDALRAAFPAGTLSGAPKVRAMEIIDELEPVSRGLYGGALGYLGFDGAMDTAITIRTALMQDGKAWVQAGAGIVYDSDPQSEYEECVRKSRSVFAAIEMAEALG; this is translated from the coding sequence ATGAGGAGCTATCCTACTCAGCCTCAGTTTGAGCGCTTGGCCTCCGGGGTGACGCACGTTCCGGTCTGGACCGAGGTGCTTGCCGATCGTGATACGCCAGTGACGGCTTTCCAGAAAATCCACCGCGGCGGCGAAGGCTTTCTTCTCGAGAGTAATGAGGGCGGCGAGCAGTGGGGCCGCTACAGTTTTTTGGCGACCGAGCCGGCTGCGATCATCCGAGCCACGGGCCGCGAGATGACGGTCTCCTGGGCTGACGGTCGCTCCGAGAGCTTCAACGACGTCGATCCGTTGCTGGAGCTGCGCCAGATCCTTGCGCAATTCGTCATGGCCGAAGTTCCTGAATTGCCGCGCTTGCGGGGCGGTCTGGTCGGTTGGATTGGTTATGATGCCGTGCGGCTCATCGAAGATCTGCCCGAGCCACCACCTGCGGCAATGGTCTTGCCCGACCTGGCCTTGCTGCTGGTCGATACTTTGGTGATCTTTGATAATCGGGAGCAGAAGATTCTGCTGCTCACCCACGCGGATGTGCGCGCTGGTGGCGACCTTGAAGAGGCGCGAGCTCAGGCGGTTGCCAAACTTGAAGAGCTGACCCTCCGACTGGAGGCTCCCGCGCCGGTCTTGCAGGGGCGGATCGGAATGACCTCGCCGGGTGAGGTCGAGTCGAATATGACCGAGGAGGGCTACAAGGATCTCGTCGGCCGCGCGAAAGAATATATCGTTTCCGGCGACATCATTCAGGTTGTTCTCGCCCAGCGTTTCAGTCGGTCGACTCATGCCGCCCCGTTCGATGTTTATCGCTGCTTGCGGTCCATCAATCCTTCGCCCTACCTGACCTACCTCGAGTTGGATGGATTTGCGGTCGTCAGTGGCTCTCCGGAGGTTCTGGTGCGCCTCGAGCAAGGGGTGATGACGGTTCGCCCCATTGCCGGAACCAGGCCCCGCGCGGCGGACCCTCTGGAAGACGGTCGTCTGGCGGAAGGCCTTCTCGCGGATCCCAAGGAGCGAGCGGAGCACGTGATGCTGCTCGACCTGGGGCGGAACGATGTTGGCCGGGTTGCCGAGCCAGGGTCGGTGAAGGTCACTGAGGAATTCAAGATCGAGCGCTACTCGCATGTGATGCATATCGTTTCGAATGTGGAAGGGCAGGTAGCCGCCGAGTTCGATGCGATCGATGCGCTGCGTGCTGCGTTTCCGGCAGGCACCCTGTCCGGAGCGCCCAAGGTCCGTGCGATGGAGATTATCGACGAACTCGAGCCAGTCAGTCGAGGACTCTACGGCGGCGCACTCGGATATCTGGGTTTCGATGGAGCCATGGATACGGCAATCACGATCCGCACGGCTCTGATGCAGGACGGAAAAGCCTGGGTGCAAGCGGGGGCGGGTATCGTCTACGACTCGGATCCGCAGTCTGAATATGAGGAGTGCGTCCGGAAGTCCCGCAGCGTATTTGCGGCCATCGAGATGGCGGAAGCTCTCGGGTGA
- a CDS encoding SPOR domain-containing protein, protein MAGSGRRFEFGWLEVLGLILAFAGGSAVVFFLGIFVGKGLQESRVRSEEHVVRLPIDGPAQARTRPATKPTSVAVAEQAQRSPEPRPTSPFRLAVKPAPTATRAPRVAPTRVPPRVAPTMAPAPVQTRTPVRPAPTPKPTVNMVDAGTWAVQVNATKDPATADRLIRQLEGKGYPAYLFKVRLRGETWYRVRVGRFATMEQATSMVVRLKNKERYPRAFLVEE, encoded by the coding sequence ATGGCAGGCAGTGGGCGGCGGTTCGAGTTCGGATGGTTGGAGGTTCTGGGACTGATCCTGGCTTTTGCCGGCGGATCGGCGGTTGTCTTTTTTCTTGGCATTTTTGTCGGAAAGGGATTGCAGGAGAGTCGTGTCCGCAGCGAGGAGCACGTCGTTCGTTTGCCCATCGATGGACCGGCGCAGGCCAGGACTCGGCCTGCGACCAAGCCAACTTCGGTTGCCGTAGCGGAGCAGGCGCAGCGCTCTCCTGAGCCAAGGCCGACATCGCCATTCCGCCTTGCCGTCAAACCGGCACCGACGGCGACGCGCGCACCTCGAGTTGCCCCCACGAGAGTACCCCCGCGCGTTGCCCCGACAATGGCACCGGCTCCCGTCCAGACGCGCACCCCGGTGCGACCAGCCCCCACACCGAAGCCGACGGTGAATATGGTGGACGCGGGCACCTGGGCTGTGCAGGTGAATGCGACGAAGGATCCTGCGACAGCGGATCGTTTGATCCGACAGCTGGAAGGCAAGGGCTACCCGGCCTATCTCTTCAAGGTCCGTTTGCGCGGGGAGACCTGGTATCGAGTGCGAGTGGGGCGGTTTGCGACGATGGAGCAAGCGACCTCGATGGTGGTCCGACTCAAGAACAAGGAGCGGTATCCGCGCGCGTTTCTGGTGGAGGAGTAG